A genomic segment from Glycine soja cultivar W05 chromosome 18, ASM419377v2, whole genome shotgun sequence encodes:
- the LOC114394790 gene encoding small nuclear ribonucleoprotein SmD1b — protein sequence MKLVRFLMKLNNETVSIELKNGTIVHGTITGVDISMNTHLKTVKLTLKGKNPVTLDHLSVRGNNIRYYILPDSLNLETLLVEETPKIKPKKPTAGKPLGRGRGRGRGRGRGRGGR from the exons ATGAAGCTCGTCAG GTTTTTAATGAAGTTGAACAATGAAACCGTGTCAATTGAGCTCAAGAATGGCACTATTGTTCATGGCACCATTACag GTGTTGATATCAGTATGAACACACATTTGAAAACAGTTAAACTAACTCTGAAAGGGAAAAATCCAGTGACTCTGGATCATCTCAGTGTGAGGGGTAACAACATCCGTTACTACATTCTTCCTGACAGCTTGAATCTCGAGACCCTGCTTGTGGAAGAGACACCTAAGATCAAACCCAAGAAGCCAACTGCTG GGAAACCTTTGGGACGTGGACGAGGAAGGGGCCGTGGGCGTGGGCGTGGACGTGGTGGTCGTTGA
- the LOC114396825 gene encoding uncharacterized protein LOC114396825 isoform X2 produces MESKQEASSVILNLMGLDKVPTQHPVRDKQKVLSENYLQKVASIGVRKKRSSYQHHSSGMNTNEKDESEDVLKVVKALRRGKQHNPSKGNGKENPSSCKNSHFPDGLLQEMFYPKSMKPYPEMRERKKISYHMNSDKQSSRPLSKISEEISMPSGNVANGVLGTASSSFFRGNEAFSNDNMLKPASNISVNEIQCNSPFLCSDTRTNTLAQGDATEKLQELGRCGQDCIHNQLPMISEHGNRAGNLNRRSGYSYDKIIRNIRFKAGVNYSFSRRVAIPLCTASVIADNCGTMNQDILFQRYWGLRKNASANRLSWKSKNQNINQKECLEDVNLSPGHEKFPSLSSYFNSNHTEENSTGHTSEKRRYGSNLSDKVTMPPQLSSSSPSSALIDCQILQERCSANDEVRNKTYEDSSMSKQHVVSPDSSVEFLASDATNEVVGRSHNNPTKRQYKSAAFILSQEIDSLSHTYASKKQDTSDFQEDSVHSLCSEADPDSIGSFEEAYEPSPISVLDPLFGEDSSKCGNHVYDSSEVDDEEYGLNVSSDEDCENESVGDSEEKKDVAGLFRAEESRDFSYIVEVLTEAGISNRSLFTDFSTWHSAECPISPSVFKILEKKFGEQQLWKRSERKLLFDCINLGLLEILQPYLYIPVWEKPMSRRLNTEPSQDMIEEEMWGLLVAQEKKASKGLADSMLEGEIRWIELVEDVEDIVREIVKLLIEELTNEIVSLENF; encoded by the exons ATGGAGTCCAAACAAGAAGCATCAAGTGTTATTTTAAACTTGATGGGTCTTGATAAAGTACCTACCCAACATCCCGTTAGAGATAAACAGAAAGTGCTCTCTGAGAATTACCTGCAGAAAGTTGCCTCTATTGGTGTCAGAAAGAAGCGTTCATCTTATCAGCATCATTCCTCTGGAATGAATActaatgaaaaggatgaatcgGAGGATGTTTTGAAAGTGGTTAAAGCACTAAGGCGAGGTAAGCAACATAACCCATCAAAGGGAAATGGGAAAGAGAATCCTAGTTCTTGCAAAAATTCTCATTTCCCTGATGGGCTGCTCCAAGAGATGTTTTATCCTAAAAGCATGAAACCATATCCTGAAATgagggagagaaagaaaatatcatATCACATGAATTCTGATAAGCAGAGTTCAAGGCCTTTGAGTAAAATTTCAGAGGAGATTTCTATGCCATCGGGAAATGTTGCAAATGGAGTTTTAGGTACTGCTTCAAGTTCGTTTTTCAGAGGGAATGAAGCATTTTCCAATGATAATATGCTGAAGCCTGCTTCAAATATTTCAGTTAATGAGATCCAATGCAATTCCCCTTTCCTCTGTTCTGATACCAGGACCAACACTTTGGCACAGGGGGATGCGACTgaaaaattgcaagaacttgGACGGTGTGGTCAAGACTGTATACATAACCAGTTGCCTATGATTTCTGAACATGGAAATAGAGCAGGAAATTTGAATCGTCGAAGTGGTTATAgctatgataaaattataaggaaCATTAGATTCAAGGCTGGTGTTAACTATAGCTTTTCCAGAAGAGTGGCAATACCTCTTTGTACAGCTTCAGTTATTGCTGATAACTGTGGAACTATGAATCAGGATATCTTGTTTCAGAGATATTGGGGTTTGAGAAAGAATGCATCTGCAAATCGATTATCATGGAAGTCaaagaatcaaaatattaaCCAGAAAGAATGTTTGGAAGATGTGAACCTCAGTCCTGGCCATGAGAAATTCCCTTCTCTTTCCTCTTATTTCAATAGTAATCACACTGAAGAGAATTCTACAGGCCATACATCAGAGAAGAGACGTTATGGGAGCAATTTGTCTGATAAGGTAACTATGCCTCCTCAATTGTCAAGTTCTAGTCCTTCTTCCGCCTTGATAGACTGTCAGATCTTGCAAGAGAGATGCTCAGCAAATGATGAAGTGAGGAACAAAACATATGAAGACAGCAGTATGTCTAAGCAACATGTTGTGTCTCCTGATTCATCAGTTGAATTCTTGGCATCTGATGCAACAAATGAGGTTGTTGGCAGGTCACATAATAATCCAACCAAGCGTCAATACAAGTCAGCAGCCTTCATTTTGTCACAAGAAATTGATTCTCTGAGTCACACATATGCTTCAAAGAaacag GATACATCAGACTTTCAAGAAGATTCCGTTCATTCACTTTGCTCTGAGGCTGATCCAGATTCCATAGGTAGCTTTGAGGAGGCATACGAACCTAGTCCAATTTCAGTTTTGGATCCCTTATTTGGTGAAGACAGCTCTAAATGTGGCAATCATGTATATG ATTCCTCTGAAGTGGATGATGAAGAATATGGTTTGAATGTTTCAAGTGATGAAGATTGTGAGAATGAATCTGTAGGTGACTccgaagaaaagaaagatgtaGCAGGATTATTTAGAGCTGAAGAAAGTAGGGATTTCTCGTATATTGTTGAGGTCTTAACCGAGGCAGGTATAAGTAATAGGAGCTTGTTTACAGACTTTTCAACATGGCACTCTGCAGAATGTCCTATTAGCCCTTCTGTCTTCAAAATCCTGGAAAAAAAATTTGGCGAGCAGCAACTTTGGAAGAGATCTGAAAGGAAACTTCTCTTTGATTGCATTAACCTAGGGCTGCTAGAGATTCTGCAGCCATATTTGTACATCCCGGTGTGGGAAAAGCCCATGTCAAGAAGGTTGAATACTGAACCAAGCCAGGACATGATTGAGGAGGAGATGTGGGGGTTGCTTGTTGCACAGGAAAAGAAAGCTAGTAAAGGGTTAGCAGACAGTATGCTCGAAGGGGAGATTAGGTGGATAGAACTAGTTGAAGATGTTGAAGATATTGTTAGAGAGATAGTGAAGTTGTTAATAGAGGAGCTCACAAACGAGATAGTTAGCTTGGagaatttttga
- the LOC114395855 gene encoding triphosphate tunnel metalloenzyme 3-like, with amino-acid sequence MEVEIKLRLPDSATHQKLSNLLAPFHTKTLIQENIFFDGMNKELTSNLAVLRIRFYDLEHCVLSLKAKPVISAGISRMEEHEEPFDVALGRACIAEPWRLLSVESSEILKRVRDEYRVGENGVVCLGGFRNVRAVHQWKGLKLELDETNYDFGTNYELECESDDPERHKRLLEEFLQGNGINYSYSKLSKFAVFQSRKLPG; translated from the coding sequence ATGGAAGTAGAGATCAAGCTTCGTCTCCCAGACTCAGCCACTCACCAGAAACTATCCAACTTGCTTGCACCTTTCCACACCAAAACCTTAATCCAAGAAAACATCTTCTTCGATGGCATGAACAAAGAGCTCACTTCAAACCTCGCCGTTCTCCGAATCCGCTTCTACGACTTGGAACACTGCGTCCTTTCCTTGAAGGCCAAGCCAGTGATCTCGGCCGGTATAAGCCGCATGGAGGAGCACGAGGAGCCGTTCGACGTCGCACTTGGCCGTGCATGCATTGCTGAGCCATGGAGGCTCTTATCCGTGGAGTCCTCAGAGATACTCAAGAGGGTGAGGGATGAGTACCGTGTTGGAGAAAATGGGGTGGTGTGCTTAGGTGGGTTTAGGAATGTGAGGGCTGTGCATCAGTGGAAAGGCTTGAAACTGGAACTTGATGAGACCAACTATGATTTCGGGACAAACTACGAGTTAGAATGTGAGAGTGACGACCCAGAGAGACACAAGAGATTGCTTGAGGAGTTTCTTCAGGGGAATGGAATCAATTATTCTTATTCCAAACTTTCCAAATTTGCTGTTTTTCAGTCCAGGAAGTTGCCTGGATGA
- the LOC114396825 gene encoding uncharacterized protein LOC114396825 isoform X1, producing MESKQEASSVILNLMGLDKVPTQHPVRDKQKVLSENYLQKVASIGVRKKRSSYQHHSSGMNTNEKDESEDVLKVVKALRRGKQHNPSKGNGKENPSSCKNSHFPDGLLQEMFYPKSMKPYPEMRERKKISYHMNSDKQSSRPLSKISEEISMPSGNVANGVLGTASSSFFRGNEAFSNDNMLKPASNISVNEIQCNSPFLCSDTRTNTLAQGDATEKLQELGRCGQDCIHNQLPMISEHGNRAGNLNRRSGYSYDKIIRNIRFKAGVNYSFSRRVAIPLCTASVIADNCGTMNQDILFQRYWGLRKNASANRLSWKSKNQNINQKECLEDVNLSPGHEKFPSLSSYFNSNHTEENSTGHTSEKRRYGSNLSDKVTMPPQLSSSSPSSALIDCQILQERCSANDEVRNKTYEDSSMSKQHVVSPDSSVEFLASDATNEVVGRSHNNPTKRQYKSAAFILSQEIDSLSHTYASKKQLQDTSDFQEDSVHSLCSEADPDSIGSFEEAYEPSPISVLDPLFGEDSSKCGNHVYDSSEVDDEEYGLNVSSDEDCENESVGDSEEKKDVAGLFRAEESRDFSYIVEVLTEAGISNRSLFTDFSTWHSAECPISPSVFKILEKKFGEQQLWKRSERKLLFDCINLGLLEILQPYLYIPVWEKPMSRRLNTEPSQDMIEEEMWGLLVAQEKKASKGLADSMLEGEIRWIELVEDVEDIVREIVKLLIEELTNEIVSLENF from the exons ATGGAGTCCAAACAAGAAGCATCAAGTGTTATTTTAAACTTGATGGGTCTTGATAAAGTACCTACCCAACATCCCGTTAGAGATAAACAGAAAGTGCTCTCTGAGAATTACCTGCAGAAAGTTGCCTCTATTGGTGTCAGAAAGAAGCGTTCATCTTATCAGCATCATTCCTCTGGAATGAATActaatgaaaaggatgaatcgGAGGATGTTTTGAAAGTGGTTAAAGCACTAAGGCGAGGTAAGCAACATAACCCATCAAAGGGAAATGGGAAAGAGAATCCTAGTTCTTGCAAAAATTCTCATTTCCCTGATGGGCTGCTCCAAGAGATGTTTTATCCTAAAAGCATGAAACCATATCCTGAAATgagggagagaaagaaaatatcatATCACATGAATTCTGATAAGCAGAGTTCAAGGCCTTTGAGTAAAATTTCAGAGGAGATTTCTATGCCATCGGGAAATGTTGCAAATGGAGTTTTAGGTACTGCTTCAAGTTCGTTTTTCAGAGGGAATGAAGCATTTTCCAATGATAATATGCTGAAGCCTGCTTCAAATATTTCAGTTAATGAGATCCAATGCAATTCCCCTTTCCTCTGTTCTGATACCAGGACCAACACTTTGGCACAGGGGGATGCGACTgaaaaattgcaagaacttgGACGGTGTGGTCAAGACTGTATACATAACCAGTTGCCTATGATTTCTGAACATGGAAATAGAGCAGGAAATTTGAATCGTCGAAGTGGTTATAgctatgataaaattataaggaaCATTAGATTCAAGGCTGGTGTTAACTATAGCTTTTCCAGAAGAGTGGCAATACCTCTTTGTACAGCTTCAGTTATTGCTGATAACTGTGGAACTATGAATCAGGATATCTTGTTTCAGAGATATTGGGGTTTGAGAAAGAATGCATCTGCAAATCGATTATCATGGAAGTCaaagaatcaaaatattaaCCAGAAAGAATGTTTGGAAGATGTGAACCTCAGTCCTGGCCATGAGAAATTCCCTTCTCTTTCCTCTTATTTCAATAGTAATCACACTGAAGAGAATTCTACAGGCCATACATCAGAGAAGAGACGTTATGGGAGCAATTTGTCTGATAAGGTAACTATGCCTCCTCAATTGTCAAGTTCTAGTCCTTCTTCCGCCTTGATAGACTGTCAGATCTTGCAAGAGAGATGCTCAGCAAATGATGAAGTGAGGAACAAAACATATGAAGACAGCAGTATGTCTAAGCAACATGTTGTGTCTCCTGATTCATCAGTTGAATTCTTGGCATCTGATGCAACAAATGAGGTTGTTGGCAGGTCACATAATAATCCAACCAAGCGTCAATACAAGTCAGCAGCCTTCATTTTGTCACAAGAAATTGATTCTCTGAGTCACACATATGCTTCAAAGAaacag tTACAGGATACATCAGACTTTCAAGAAGATTCCGTTCATTCACTTTGCTCTGAGGCTGATCCAGATTCCATAGGTAGCTTTGAGGAGGCATACGAACCTAGTCCAATTTCAGTTTTGGATCCCTTATTTGGTGAAGACAGCTCTAAATGTGGCAATCATGTATATG ATTCCTCTGAAGTGGATGATGAAGAATATGGTTTGAATGTTTCAAGTGATGAAGATTGTGAGAATGAATCTGTAGGTGACTccgaagaaaagaaagatgtaGCAGGATTATTTAGAGCTGAAGAAAGTAGGGATTTCTCGTATATTGTTGAGGTCTTAACCGAGGCAGGTATAAGTAATAGGAGCTTGTTTACAGACTTTTCAACATGGCACTCTGCAGAATGTCCTATTAGCCCTTCTGTCTTCAAAATCCTGGAAAAAAAATTTGGCGAGCAGCAACTTTGGAAGAGATCTGAAAGGAAACTTCTCTTTGATTGCATTAACCTAGGGCTGCTAGAGATTCTGCAGCCATATTTGTACATCCCGGTGTGGGAAAAGCCCATGTCAAGAAGGTTGAATACTGAACCAAGCCAGGACATGATTGAGGAGGAGATGTGGGGGTTGCTTGTTGCACAGGAAAAGAAAGCTAGTAAAGGGTTAGCAGACAGTATGCTCGAAGGGGAGATTAGGTGGATAGAACTAGTTGAAGATGTTGAAGATATTGTTAGAGAGATAGTGAAGTTGTTAATAGAGGAGCTCACAAACGAGATAGTTAGCTTGGagaatttttga